The nucleotide sequence taGGTCGACTCAGAGAGGCAAATGGacctgctcagggtcacacagctgctagATAGCAGAGCTGGCTCATGGAGGACAGGGTGGCACaggctctgtgatcttgggccagttacttaagctctctgaacctcagtcttctcatttgaaaaatggggataatagttcCTATCTTgtgggttattgtgaagattaaatgaggtgatgCTCTCAGATGTATCTGGCATAGAGACCTGCTCGGTAGATGTGAGCAATAATTGTGATGACTACCCCAAGGATATGCAGACGCTGACCCTGTGCAGACCATGCCTGTATGAAGCCCTAGTGCCTCTAGGCTCTTACCTGGTCTCTGTTTAAGACCTGCTAAGGTGGGCTCAGGGCCTGAGTGTGGAGGTGCGGGGGCAGAGTAGGGCCACTGGACTGCTCCCCAAGGCTGCCTGCCTGGTAGGAGGGGTCAGGAGGCTGGTGCACAGCCTCGCAGCTGCTGCCTGCTTTCTCGCACAGATCTCAGGTCTGCTGAGGGCCAAGCTAGGGCCTAGCTGAGGCTTGGCCCTGAGGCTTTGGTCCTGGTCTCAGGACCAGGCTGAGAACAGGAGCTGAAAGGATTGGAGCCGTCAGGGCTCTCCAAACAAACttctgcccagcccagcctgacCCTCCAGGCTCTGTGGAAGCCCAGCATCCCAGCTGGAGGCCTGCCCCACACAGAGCTTGCCCTTCCTCTACGTCCTGGCCAAACCTAAGCTGGAAGGCGGTGAGGGTTGTGTATATCCAGGTAAGTCTGCCTTGGAGTAGAAGGATGGCAGGTGCAAGTGATCCAGGGCCCCGCCAGAGTGATGCTATCCCCAGGTCCTCAGTCCTGCAGTCTACACATCATCCCAACCGGGAGCCCTGGCCCCGAGGACACTGCTCCCTTTACAGCCTGCCTCCTGCGGAGGCGTCCCCTccaggccctggcccaggccagCAGTCAGAATCCACTGTGGTGCTCAGAGGCTTGGGGGGGCCAGGTTAGACCTCCCGTCTCATTTACATACTGTCAGACACCCCCTTCAGGAGCCCTgcaaggagaaggggagagggcgGCTCCGCCACACTCCTGGGACCTGGGAGGCAAGTGGGCATCTCGTGTCTAAGACGAGCTCAGTGAAAGCGCCGAGGCCTGTGGGGCTGGATCCTtagcatttcaaaattttattatgactacatgtgtttaaatatatatatatttatagctcTGTGTGCccactgccccccagcccctccccggcccctaGTTCTTCCCTCTGGCTTTCTGCCTAGTGGCCGTGTAGGGCAGCGCCGTCTGCGTGCTCTTGTCTGACACCGTCTGGGTGCTGCTGTTCCTCGTGACCCTGCGGGGCTGGTCGGGGGCCGAGGTGGGGCCTGGGCGGCGGCTGGTCAGTGGAGAGCGCCTTGGCTTgtagggggctggggagggctggtgggggCCTGTGGGGGCCTCTGTACGGGCAGGCTCCGGGGGCAGGCCcgcctcctcctccatctccttctcACTGTCCCCCTCCTCGTCATCGCAGCACAGCGCGTGGTAGAGCACTTTGTCACTGAACCGCACCCTCTCCCGCGTCCCTGGGGTCCGCTGGGGCAGCTGGCTCTTCGCGGGGCCAGCACTGAAGGCGTCCTCACTAGAGGAGTCCGGGGTCTCTACTCGTGGCCCGTTGGGGATGGGCGTGCCACCGTTCATGAGCCGGTAGTCAGGGCCAGCCCCTGGCCGCGTCGACTCGGGGCCGTCCACAGAGTCTGAGGGGGTGGAGACGTCCAGGAAGGAGCAGAACTCCCAGCTGTCCGAGAGGATGTCAGCTGTCATGAAGTCCACGTGGCCCAGGTCAAAGGGGCCGCCCACGCCCGCCTTGTCGCTGCTAGAGGTGCTGCTCACAGTGGCCGTGGTCCAGTCGTCCGGCTCGAGCTCAAAGTCGAAGTCTGAGGTTAGCTTATCGATCTGGCTCACCACCTGaccagggaaggggagagatgAGAGGGGACGGGCGTGAGCGCgcctccaccctgccctgggagAGCCCCTGGCTGGTGACTGGGCCTGAGGCCACAGGTTTGTTGCTCTGTGGAAGGCCCACTGGGCCCGGGTGGACGGATTGTTCCCGCCCTTCCCAAACGCCTGTTCACCACTCTGCAGTCTCTGGGGGGAAAGGGTCTGCTTTCCGGCCCTGTACCCCATCCATCCACACGCCCCTCTCCCAGACACACGGCCGGTGTTCAGGGGCGGCCCTGGTGAGCAGGGCTTCTTCCTCTGCTTGAGACGGCCATTTAAGAGGGGCTGAGGAACTCCAGCATTCAGGAGAGATGAGCAGCCCACCCACCCTCAGAAAGAGAATGACATGTGGTCACCACACGGAAGGCCCTGTCCAGGCTTCTAAAGCCTCCTGGGCCAGTCCCTGCAGCCGATCAGTGACTGTCACCCATAGGTGCCCACCAGGTGTATGGCACTGGCTAGATTCCCGCACCGCACCTCATGCCCTGGAGcctcctgctccttcccttcctgcccgCTGCTGAACGAGACAAGCCTGGCTTGTTGGGGAAGGAACAGGCAGGCACTATTTGGAGAGCAATAAAGAACCCAGAGCTGCTTGTTAAACGCACTCGGGGCAGCTCAGCTGAGGAGGTcgctgctccttgcctgccctgcACAGCGCGAAGCCCTCAGTTTCCATTTGAGCAGCCTCGCCTCAGGACACCCCCTTTCCCGGGCCACTGTCAGCACATAAATCAGGGAGGAAGACAGCgagggcaagagagagacccgGTCAGAGATGCAGAGAGAGGACAGCGCAAGAGAAGATTCCAGCCGAAAACAATACAAAGTGGAAGGACTGAGTCCATGACAGAGACCCAGAGCCAGAGACACAGGGAGCCGCCAAGACCAGACCCAGCTCTCAGAGCCTCTCCCACGTTCTTCACCCGGGGTCCAAGCAGTCAGCTAATTAACTAATTAAgtccttcattcaacaaacatttactgaggacTACTGCTGTCCAGGGATGTGCTCCACGTCTGGCAAGGAGTGGGGTCGCTTTGGGTGCTTTCTCTAAAGCAAAGGAGGAAGCAAGAATGACAATGATGGCCGGAGTGGTATGGGCCAGGGGCGGCTACTGGTCAGGACCGGGGCAGGACGCAGGTGCCCCAGTCAGcagtttccctctctgggccagcTGCTCAGTCTGCAAAGGGAAAGGCTGGGTGAACGAGGTTATCTCCAAGGCTCCTACCATCTCCAAGATTCTAGGACTCTGTGTCCACAGCAGTGACACTGAGAAGCTGTTTTGGATACTGGTGCCTAGGAATGTCCTCTCGCCATGGTCCCCAGCCAGGAGTGGAGAAACCACTGGGCTGAGTCCTGCAGAAGAGCTGGGGGAGTCAGGACACCTGGGCTCTGTGTGTCTTTGAGCAAGTCacataacctctctgggcctcaacttGATTCTCCAGCAAGTGGGGATGAAAACCCCAGTCCCACCAACCTCACCACAGCTTCCTGGGGTACAGTGAAGGGGGCAGCAAAAGGCGTCTGTGCAGCACTGGGGACAGAGTGACATCACCACCCCtctctgagcacctactatgtgccgggcttTCTGCCCACGCTTTGTAGTGCTCACCTCCACCCACCAGATCATTATCTCCGAGTTTACTGAAGGGGAGTCAGAGGTGCGGGTCCCTGGGGGAGCTGAGATTCCCATTTCCACAGTCCCCGAGAAAACTGCACACTGCCGTGTAGTGCTGCTGTGACTGCGGGGCTTGGCAGGCAGTGGGGACAGGCCCCACCCTCCAGTCTGGCAACCCCCTCCCTGTGCTGCCTGCCCAGGACAACCCCTCTCCCTAGGGATGCTCACATCCCCAGGGCCCTTGCCCCACCCACGCTCCCCCCAGGCTGGCGGGACTCTggcctagagcaggggtcctcagagcTGCGTGGGCCTCAGCTCTCTCCCCAGAGTCTGACTCTGCAGGCCTGGCTCGGGGCCAGAGAAGGGGCACACCAACATGCTCCCGTGCTGTGCTGCGCGGTGGGTCCAGGACACACCCTGACACCAGCCTAGGGTACCGGGGATTTAAGCCGGGTGGAGACTCAGCAACGTGAGGCACTGCCAGCCTTAGGAGAGGCCCTGCTACATTCTCCAGTGAGATTCTCCTGACTGAGCCGGAGCTATTGACAGTCTGCTTCTGCCTGAGGGTGGGGAGAATGCCAGCAGGAATCTGGAGTTGAATGACTTGGCTGTGATGTCACAGAGTCAGCTGAGGCCAGGCCGGGCCCAGAAGCTGAGCCTCCTGATGCTCAGTGAGGACGAGTCCCGCATGCCGCGGCCCAGCAGCAGGGATGCAGGATGCACCCCCCACCCAAAAACCCTTGCCGCCACCCGCTCGGGAGGATTTCACCTTCTggttcttccccttcttccttatACACCCTTCCCTGGTGCCGCCCTGGGGAcctggagggaagggaaagggggaggcttGGGTCTGAGCCCCAAGATTCCCATCTCTTGGCAGAGAGACCTTAGGCAAATGATTATCCCCTTCCAAGTCTTGGTGTCCTGCCCTGTAAAACAGAATAGCACGCCCTCACCTGCGATGATGAAAATTTGACAGATATGAACATGCTTGGAATTTCTGGGTCAGCACAGCTAAGCCATTAAGAACCTGGTATCTGGAGGTCGCACTACTTcccagctgtgggaccttggccaagttactcaacttctctgtACCTGTTTCTTCATCAAAGGAGAATGCTAGCAGTACCAACCTGAAAGGGCTGTTGTAGGGATTTACTGACTTAATGCATTTTGGAAAGCATTAGGAGAACAAGGTGGACTAGCAACATATACCATGCACCCATGGGTGCTAACACGTGACCAtgcccctggccccaggccctAGAGCAGATGGGATTCAGCTCTGCACCAAAGGAAGGACACTCTGATGGAGAAATTTCCAGTGCCTGTGGCAGAATAATGGGATATACTGGGCCTTTCAAATCCCAGCACACAGGTGGTATCTGTTTTGTCCAAAGTAGGGCTGTCTCCAGACAGAACAGAACCAGAAGACTGTGTGAGGCTCACAGGCAAATCTGGCTCAGTCTGTTAGGTGGGACAGGTGACAACCACTTGATGAACAACCTAAGTGAGGATCAGAAGGGAAGCCATGTGCCCAAGGGTACCTGGCTTCTACGCAGGGGCGTGGGTCAGTCCACAAACCCACTGCCCTTCCTGGTGCCTCATTTCATGGGACCAGGGTGGAGGGCAGGCCCTGAGCTACCTGCCTCTCTGCTTTGGATGTCTTGAAATCTGTGATTTCTCCCTGAGATTTAATAATCATTTTGCCTACATGTAATTTGGGATTGTCTTGGAGTACAGGGAAATAATTATATacacagaagaaaagagagggggagagagagtggagagagaaatggagCCATAAAATCACAACCCTCGAGCCGGAAGGGACAGAGACGCCGCGGAGCCCCCGTCCCGGTGTGCTTGCTGATGGGGAAAGGAGGTGCAGAGGCTGGAAGGAGCTGAGCTGAGATCAGAAGTTGCATCCTAACTACTGGGCATGGCACCGTGAGACCAAGAATGACCTGCTCTGGGGAGACCAAGAGGGAGATCTAGACAGGAAAGGCAGGACTGAGGGCTATACGGAACCCAGTGGGGGTCCTCAGCCCTGTCCCAGGTAGACCCCGACCTCTGTCCTGGTCCCAGCCTTAGCTCCCCTTGTCTGAAAAACGGCACCCATCTGGTCCTCCCAGTGACCGCAACTCTCTGTCCTGCTCCATGGTGCATCTAGGCGCTTTCTAATTGGCCACAGGACTACATCGCCTCTCTGCTTCCAGCCCTTCCATGCGCCCCAAATCTGGAGCCTCCGAAACACAACTCCCTGCCAACCAGCTTTCCTATCCTGCCaggcctgcctcctccccacgctcctgcctctgggcctcacctggcccctccctcctttcctactCACCCTGTCACTTCCAAAAGGAAGCTTCCCTGCTCCCCAGCTGAGGTCAGGTTCCATGTGAAAGGCCCTCAAAGTGCCCTGCACCTCTCCCTCAAACATTACACGCTACTTATCACTGCTACGATTTTGCGCTTATCAGTTGTAACGTGGTTGGGATCTGTCTCTCCACTAGAAAGCAAACTCGTGAGGGTGGGCCCAGGTCTACTTGCCCACCGTATCCCCAGCTTGGCCCAGGACCAGCACACTCTCCAGACACAGCCATTGGATACAGGGGTGAGTTGGATAGGGCTTCCCAAAAACTGCCGGGGCTCCTGGAAGCGTTCCCTGGTCCTGGGCGCTCCAGGATTGCTTGGCCCCAGCTCTCCCTCCAGCCTTGCCAAGCCCCCTCTACACGGAAAGCATTTCCGTGTTCCTAAGGCCGTAGAGCCAGGACTGAGGGCCCGGGAGTCCCAGAAGCAGcatcctccccaccctgccccgcctcACCTTGCCTGGCAAgcgctccctccttccctccctcctagCTCCCCAGGCAGCTGGTTACATAACTGGGGATTCTGCATTATTTATGGccactgattattttttaattctgtgattaCGTTATTATCTTCCTGGGgggctgtggagttggggaggggtggAGCGAGCTGACCGTGATTCACAGCTCTCATCCTGCAATTTGGCCTAATTGGCTAGGGAGCTTCAGTGAATCTGTCCGGAGGAGGAGAAGGCAAagggaaaagggaggaaaggaaggcgtgaaaaaaataataagaaaaaaatccgCGCAATTCTTGCTGAGCTGCGGGTGATGGAGCTGACCCACTTTGGCACAGCTCCGTGGTCCCCAGCCTCTCCTGCTCCAGCTGCTTCCGGGCTAGGCCACATTTATCTCACACTCGTATGGCCCATGGCTTTCCCTGCCACCTTCAGACGCGGCCCCTTGCCGATGGCACTGCACAATGAGCAACCAGAAAACAGAATGCCACGGTGCCTGCTTCCTGTGAAAACCGGCGGGGCATCCTCCACCGCCACTCCAGGCTGCGGAAAGGCTGTGCCCATCCCTTCATACTCCTGGGGCCAAAGTGGGCAACTGTGCCCCTAGGTTATTTCCCACCCAAGAGTCACTGATGGCTTGGGGGATAGAGGTGGTCAATGCGAGGATCACTATCGAGCCTCCACGCTGAGTGGCATGTTGGGGGGACCAAGGAGGGAAAGGCCAAGTATCTGCCCAAAGTTACACCCAACACCAGGGGGAACAAGGATGAGGGCACTTAACCCTGCCCTTGGGAGCTTCCAGTTAGTGGGTACCAGGGGAGCAGGGGGGAGGAGATTCCCACCCAGAAATAAGACCAGGAGACTCCTGCAGCGAGTGCCGGATCCTCACTGAGAATGAATCCAAATTCCATGCCACACTCTGCAAGGAACTACGCAATCTGACTCCCTGCCCCCTCTCTGACCTTTCCTCTTGCCCTTCTCCTTGTTCACCCCCCAGCTGCTCAGGCCTCCTTGCTGATCCTGAAGACGCCAAGTACACTTCCTCCTCAAGACCTTGCTACTGGCGGCGCCCACGGCCTTCCCCAGATAGCCACCGACTCGCACCCTCGCTGCTGTTGGGTGTCTGTGCAAAAGCCACCTTATTCGAGAGCCCCTTCCCACCCCATCACGGTCACGCCCTAACCTCCTTCTCCGCTGGCAGGGCGTGAGACTGCCTTCTACAGGAGAAACTAAGGACCCCAGCCAGCAGGCCAGGACGCGGTCCTGACCTCCCTGGTCACAGCTAAGAAGATGATGTGACTCCATAAACAAGGCTGTCCACGGAGCTGAGGTGCAGGCAGTGCTAGAGCAATCCATTAATACCTCACAGAACGGAGCCAGCCTTGTGCCCTCATTGTGCTAAGTACCTTAAATACagcaactcatttaattcttgcaacaACCCTGGGGCAGGGGCGAGGGAGGAGGCATAGAATTTAGTATCCTcgtttttacagatggggaaagggcacagagaggtaaagtaactttcTCAAGTCCACATGGCTAGGAAGAGGGTAGAGCTCAGGTCTGAACCAGAGACATCTGGCTGCAGGGCCCATGCTCATGGCCCCTGAGCTGGGCTGCGTCTCTAACCTAAGATCTACAGAATTTTGAGGATCTTAGAGAGCCCGCTGGGACTGGCCTATACTACCCTGAGTATTGGGGAACCTGGAAGAGATGAAGGCTAATTAATGATTGATCGTCATATCCCTCTGCAGCACAGTTTTAgctttcaaagcactttcacattcCTCACCTCACTTAATCCTTTGAATGACTCTTCCCACCTATGGTTGCTCCCAAACACCCAGGGAGAGGTGGCAGAGCATGGCAGGGTTGGGAGGGTGAGGAGGTGTGGGAGAGCGAGCTCCAAATCCTCTAGGAGTGTGAGTGGGTATTGGTTCTCCCACTGCATGCTCAGCCCCCAATAAACCCTTGTAAGATCACTCTGAAGTGCAAATCATCATCATCTCTGTCTCAGAgaagagtaaactgaggctctgggGCTTAGGGAAGAAATGCTTGAGTTTCTCTCATCTTTCAGTGAATTTCAGGCTGTGTGCTCAAGAGGATGAGGAGGGTCTGCCATGATCAGTGGtgtctggggctggggaagggaagcagcaggtggaggaggaaggggaggagtaGGAGGATGGCAAGAGGAAGGAAGCTAAGCCATTGTCCTCTGCTGGTCTTGCTCCTTCACTACGCATCCTGGGCAGCTGCCCCCATGGTCCTGTATGTGAATCTTGTCTCCACCTCTAAGTGCTTTGCCAGCCTGAGACAGGAACCCAACTGGTGGGCCCTTAGCTGGTGCTGGCCAGGGAATGGGTGTGATGAGGAAGCAAGTATTTGTCACCCTCTCAACCTTGAGCATTGCTCCTGATGGAAAAATGCCACGCAAGGGGACTGAGCAAAGCCAGGCAAGATCCAGCTGTACAGCCCCTTTCAAGGACCAAGAGCCAAGACCACAgttccagggagcagggaggctgtAACCTTCTTCTCCAAACCAGGGCCAGGCACCCCACTTGGTAACCCCATCCCCAGTAAATCCCATCCCACAGGAAGCCAGTTATGGCATCTCTTCTTCTGGCTGGGCCTCCCAGAGCCTTATCTGCCTTCCCCCATACTCCCCTCTCTCCATCACCCCATGCCTAGACCCTGCCTGGGACATGCAGGAGTTCTGAGgcttgcccccctccccagctgggTGCCATTGGCAGCGGGCAGGCAGTGGCATACGGGGTAGACTCTGGTTGCTGTAGCAACCTGCCAAAGTCTTGAGTGGAGGCACATGGCCTACAGGGTGTGTGTGGGGATGGGACGCGTCTTTCTCTGTCCTGGCTCAGACCTCTGGGCTGCACAGCCTATGAACCTGAAGCTCTGCTGCTGGAGACATGGGAATGGGTGGTGTGAAAAGGAGAGACGAGGACATCCAAAAGATCTGCAAAGAAATTCTAGTGCTGTAGAATCACAGAATGAGCATAAGGCATCCTATCTTAAAGGCCACTGTCAAAATGCCAACAGATCATCCACTAGCCCACCTGCTAAAGCCCTAGAATAGGCATGAGGAACCTTAGCTCTAGGCTTAGTTCCATCACTGGTAGGCTGTGTGACTTGGAAAAGCCCCTAtccctctgtgggcctcagtctCTGCAACAGTAAGTAGACCGGGCTGTCTGGGATGCTTGCGAGAGGCCTTCAAGCTGCGGATGGCTATGCTGTGGGGAGAGGACGCAGGTGCTTGGAAGACACCCAGTTGGGAATAGGCTTGGAGTTGTATCAACTCCAGCCTTAGAGTCAATCGTAGATCTTTCTGGGTGGGCTGGCTGGGGCATGCCCTGCTCAAGACAGACTCTGGACAGTCCCCATGGCCCTAGTAGAACTACAGAGCATCTGAAATAAGAtcaggggtggggggtgaggtggCAGGGAGCAATGTAGTTCTTTGGATCCATGAGGTTGGAGGAGGAGGGGTTGCTCAGGGGCATCTGGCCTTTGACCTCTAAATTGTACTGCCCAAAGATGTTCAGCCCAGACCATGGCCAGTCCAGTCCAGTCCATGAGCAGTAACACCACGACCTATGAAGCAACAGTCATTTCTACCTCCTAAGACAGGGTTTCCTGGCAGGCTCCATGAGGCTGACCCTAGGCGTAGGGGCTACCACGCCCAACCTTAGCTCCTGTCCTGGCATCTCTATAACCACCCAAACCCTGACTCTGAACACAGTGCCCTTAAAACAACCCCTCTCCCTGGCTCTCAGGCCAGGCTGGAATGCCACTTTGCCAGCCTGGAGTTGGTAGCCATCATCACCCCACCTCCTCAGCCCTCCTGGAGCCCCTATCTTCCCTGCACAGCTGGCCAGGAGAGCTTGAGCCCATAACTCTAGCTCAATCACTCTCCCTGCCACCTCTGCAGGGGCCCTGGTTACAAGGAGTTGAAATTTGCCTAAAGCCCACCTGGCTGGTGTAATGGCACCCAGCGGGCAAATTCAGGCTAGTGGCTCAGAACGCTGGTCATGCATTTTGGACTTGAACGCAGCCCAGGGGGCAGGGCTGAGGACATGTGTACCTCATTACCCCAGCGATGTGGGAAGCAGTAATTAAACCGGGCTCCActtagagagacagagagggacatACATATCCCAGCATTTCTCGGTGGCTTTTCAGCCCTGGACAAAACATTCAGTACCGTGGGGTGGAGAAGCAACCCCTTAGAGGAGATTCCTGCCCCTGCCAACATCCACAGGAACTCTGACACCACTAGCAGGCCCCCAGACCCATTCTTACCCCAAGATAGGGAGGGCACAGCTGACTTTAATTTTTCCAGGATCAAGAGTTCTGAGTATCTGTGTGATCTCTGGGGGAATGCTTTGAAATGGGCCTCAAGCAGCGAGGACGCCATCCACACTTTCCCAGTGCCCCTTGTGACCAGGTCCAAGTCTGGGAGGTAGATGGTAGAGTCAAAGGTCAGCTTGGGTCCCAGAAGAGTCTCCCACTAAGGAGCTGTAGTGGGATTTGGTCCTTACTGGCCACGTTGGCACCCGTGAGTGCTAACTCCAGAGCTATGGGCCCACAGACATGCTGCCCAAGCAATCTCTGCAACACCGAGGGCCCTCCAGTCATGGGGCATGGTGAGATTTTCAGCAAAGCAGatttggggaaaggagaaaggaggtcCCCAGCAAAgcagcacacatgcacacagtttTGCACACTCAAACACATGAGTACACTTTTGTGCCAACCCAGGAAGGCTGGTGTGGGGTCTGCCTGGCCCCTGTTCGCCCCTCACTTACCTCCCTCAGCTCCTTGGCCACCTCCTTGAGCTCCCGAAGGATGTCCTCAAGCTGCCCGATGACCATCTTCATGCGCTGTCGAATCCGCTCCCGCTCACCACCACTGCTGGGGTCGTCACTGGGCTGCCCGAGGTCCGGGGCGCCCCGAATGTTCATCCTTCACCACGTGGCCGCAGGCCTGCCCATACTCCCCCCAGCCGGGCACACACTGCGTCTGCCTCC is from Microcebus murinus isolate Inina chromosome 6, M.murinus_Inina_mat1.0, whole genome shotgun sequence and encodes:
- the INSYN1 gene encoding inhibitory synaptic factor 1 gives rise to the protein MNIRGAPDLGQPSDDPSSGGERERIRQRMKMVIGQLEDILRELKEVAKELREVVSQIDKLTSDFDFELEPDDWTTATVSSTSSSDKAGVGGPFDLGHVDFMTADILSDSWEFCSFLDVSTPSDSVDGPESTRPGAGPDYRLMNGGTPIPNGPRVETPDSSSEDAFSAGPAKSQLPQRTPGTRERVRFSDKVLYHALCCDDEEGDSEKEMEEEAGLPPEPARTEAPTGPHQPSPAPYKPRRSPLTSRRPGPTSAPDQPRRVTRNSSTQTVSDKSTQTALPYTATRQKARGKN